TGCCACTTGCAGTTTCAAGTCCGAACATTCGCCACCACCGTTGGCAGTATTGTGCATTTCATGGTTTACTACTCATTTCCGCGTAACCGGTGGTAGGGTATAACAGTTTTGGAACTTTTGCACAATACTATCCAGCGCGGGAAGCAGTAAGTTATATCAAACTCATAGACACCGGGCCGACGAAAGTCTCTCTGCAGGGTTGTAAAATCGAATCTGTGGATTGCTTGTGAGGTTCGGAGGATAATAGCGGTGTACGTGTAGTCAGTTGATAACAAAGGATTGGTTTGATGATACTATATTAGATGATGAGTTTCACACTAGGATCATTCCAGCGAGATATGCGAGGCTGAATGACAGAGCGAACGACCCAGCCCACGCGCCTACTGTCATGAGAATCTTCCGTGCATCTATGGCCGCTCGCCCTCCGACCGCTGCGCCACTACCAATAATAGCACTAACGACGATCTCGTTGAAAGACACTGGGACACCCAACAAGACCGCAAGTTGGGCGATGAGGAACGACGGCACGAGTGCAGATATCGACCGGCGTGGCCCAAGCGATGAGTAATCTTGCGCAAGCGATTTAATCATCCTGGGTGCGCCTGTCCAAGAGCCGATGAGCATACCCAGGCCGCCGCCAACAAGGACAACAGAGGTCGGCACCATTCCAACCTCATCGAGCAGGGGCAACAGTGGTCCAACAGCAAGCCCGACCTGACTGCCACCGGCAGAAAATGCGACGAGCGCCCCAAGGCTCAGTAAGACGTGTCGCAGGCCGCTGGCTCTGTCGTGGCGGATGTCGAACCAGGTAAGACCTGCAAGCACAAGTGAGACAATTGCAGTGATTCCAGTGACCGACCCAACCCCCTCCATCGCTAGTCCCCGTCGTATAACCCCGCTAATCGTCCCCGGTGTAGTCCCGACACCAAGGAAGCTGAACTGAATATTCACAAGAACTGCTCCGACGAGAGCGACGAGTATCGGGATACTGTAGCGTTCTGGAACCGTTTCGCGAGGGAGTAGACTTGCGATAACGAATGCGACTCCTCCGCCGACAAATGGTGTAAGTACCCAGACGGCGGCAATCTGCTGATACTTTACCCACACAGGGGTCCCCCCGAGAGCTAGTCCGACACCAATCACTGCGCCCGTCACAGTAAATGCTGTCGCAATCGGGTATCCAGTCAGGATTCCGATAGCCATCAGTCCAGCTCCCAACACCAGTACAAGAATCACACCAGCAATGGGGAGACTAACCCCACCGATGAGACCACTTCCAACTGCTTCTGAGATACTCCCCCCTTGAATAACGGCTCCGGCAAAGCCGAAGATCCCAACAAGAAACGCCGCCCGCATCGTTGCGATTGCATTCGCGCCAACGGCAGGTGCAAACGGGGTTGCACCGCTTGAGCCAGCACCGATGACCCATGCCATGAACAGGCTAGCGAGCGCTGCAGCAACAAAGAGAGCGATAAGAGCGAAATCCATAGAATCGGGAATTAATCCGCGCTAACTGCGGTAGAGTCCCGCTCTGCACGGCGACTCCGCCAGTAGCCTTGGGCATACGCACCGAGGAACATCCCTGCCAGTGCCCAGAGAATGGTGATATTACCAACACCGAGACTAGCATAGGCGGCACCGGGACAAATTCCTGAGAGTCCCCACCCGACGCCAAAGATTGCGCCACCGATGAGCACATTACGATCAAACGGCTTCAAGCGTCGCTCGTATCGGTTTCCGGTGAGCGGTGCGGTTTCTCGGATGCGCGGCAGTAGGGCGAACGCGATGCCGGAGACGATTGCCGCTCCGAACATCACGAACGGAAGCCCCAAATCCTCGAATAGGAGGAAGTTCACTACGACCTCTGGGCGTGCCATATGGCTAAACCCGAGTCCGAATCCGAACACTAAGCCGCCAACAAAAATCAGCGGCTTGAACAACGGATGCCGGTTACTCATGGGCTCACCCCCAGGGCTGCGACGACCTGTGCCGTGCCGATTGCAACAGTCAGGAACGTCAATACGCCCACTAACGATGTCTTCGATGCTGATCCGACCCCGCAGACTCCGTGGCCCGACGTACATCCCTTCCCAACGCGGGTGCCGATACCCACGAGGATGCCACCAAAGAAGAGGCGCCACGGCTGGATATCGGTCGTCCAGAGTGTGACGCCAGCGACCTCGTACAGCTGGCCGGTCGTTCCGGGCTCATACAGCGGACTTGTGATGAGACCGGACTGGAACGTCGCGGCAAACGCTAGCGCTCCAAGAATGATGCCTGCCGTGAACAGTACTCGCCAGTCTCTTGAGGCGACATACTGTTGGAACCGCGATTGGTCGGAAACGTACGATAACGTCGACTCTAAGAATGTACTCGCTCCGGCTGGAATCCCCGTTCCGAGATAGATGAGAACGGTCCCAAGCCCAACAAGGAGGCCACCGACGGCGTAGCGACTAATCCCATTTGGGAAGAATTCGGCGGCTGCTTGGAGCAGTACTACGTCAGTGACCATTGGCGTCGTCAGTCCCCCGCGAGTGAGTCCTGGCTTGCGGCGCAGTTGTTTGGTCCGAGCTCAAGCGTGAACGCTTCGTCATCGTCGACAGGGTTTTTGCCGAGATTCGTAGCAATAATATCCTCATAGTTCGCTGGCCGTGGTGGCATGTCGGAGAGGACCAGCTCGACAAACGCCTCTTTGTCCATTGTCAGAGCGTCCATTTCGGTAACGAGGTCGCCAATCGGTGCTGTGTATGTACCGTCAGCTGCCGGTTCGGCGGCGTCGCTGAAGTGTGCTCCACCGATCAGCGTCTCATCGGGGAGCGAGAGGACACGCTCCTGTAGCGACTCGTATAGCATCCGAGCAGCGTCGGGCGCTCCGTCATCTCCTTCCTCGAGGTCCGGACGAGCAACGCTCTCGATGAACAATCCATCACCAGTGGCGAGCAGGCTATCGTCAACGAGGTAGGAGGTCATCCCAGTCGTGTGGCCTGGTGTATGAATCGCCTCGATGGTCGCGTTGCCGATGTCGAATGTATCACCATCGGCAGCTGTTGTGAACTCATCCGCATAGACGATGCCACGGCCGACAGCGGCCTCGGGGATGACCGCCTCAACCCCACGGTCGTCTAGGTCGCGTACTCCAGAGATGTGATCCGCGTGGACGTGCGTGTCGAATGCATACTTGAGATCGACACCGAACTCATCGGCATCATCGAGGTAGCGATCGGTGAAGGCGCGCAACGGGTCGATGATGGCAGCTTCATCGTCATCGTATAGGAGATATCCGAGACATCCCGAAGATGGACGCTGGTACTGGATGAGGGTCCCCTGCCCGTCGTATCGTTCGACCTCAACGGCTTCATAGATACTGGCCCAGCCGTTCATGCCGTCCTCGAGATGATCAACATCGTATCCGTGTTCCGCGAGCGTACCTGCAACGTATTCGCTGGCACCACCCTTGGCACAAAGTACCGTTATCTCACGGTCGTCCGGTATCTGGCTGAACACCTCAGTGTCGACCTCATCGTCGAGGAACTCGAAGTAGGGGATATTGATCGACGTGACGTTTTCGCCGCTAATCCGCCACTCATCGTAATCCGATTGCATACGCGCGTCGAGGAGCGTGATGTCCTCGCCGGCGTCAATGCGATCTTTGAGCGATTCTGGGTCGATTGATTCGACCTCGACATCCGGAGTCGGGAAGTCGTCTGCGTTCATCTTGTGCAGTCATTTCTACCGGTGGGATGCACAAAAGGGTTTGCATAGTAATTCAGTTTCTAAGCAATACTATATCCAATTAGCATTGCTTCTGAATCCCAGAAGCCAGCCCTAAGCGGTTCTGAACAGCATATAATACGTTTATCCCGCTTAGATAGGAATCCGCGTAGTGCACAATAATCGATATGCTTTTACTCCCAAGGCCAATATTGTGTGATAGCTCCAATACAGACTAACGGAGCAGATAACCAATGAGTGTAGAATTCGATATTGCGGAGACGCTTGATGTGAAAGGTGAATCGTGCCCGATGCCGGTCGTAAAGACCAAATCTACGATCGATGGTCTCAGTCAGGGAGAGGTGCTTGAGGTCCTGGCAACGGACTCGGGGAGTATGAGCGATATTGACGGCTGGGCAGATGGTACCGATGGCGTCGAACTCATCGAACAGCAAGAGGGCGATACCGTGTACAAGCACTACGTGCGTAAGACCGAGTAATAATGAGTACGGACACCCCTGACGCGCCGACCAGCGACGCGCCATCGCGTGCGGAGCTAGCCGCGCGCGTTGACGAGCTTGAGGCTGCGCTGGCAGACGCCACCGATGAGGAAGGTCAAAAGAAGATGAGTATCATCGCGACAAAGGGAACGCTTGATATGGCGTACCCTCCGCTCATCCTTGCCAGCACTGCGGCTGCCTTCGGCTACGAAGTAACGGTCTTCCACACATTCTGGGGACTGGATATCCTGCACGAAGAGCGCTCGAAGAACCTCAAGCTCAGCTCTGTCGGGAACCCCAACATGCCTGTTCCGAACGCAGTTGCTGCGCTTCCCGGGATGGATCGGGTCACCACCAAGATGATGGAGCGGAAGATCGACGACAACGACACTGCAACGATCGAGGAGCTCATCGAAACAAGCCTCGATATGGGTGTTGAGTTCCAAGCCTGCCAGATGACTATCGACCTCATGGACTATGACGAGCAGGACTTCTATGACGGTGTGACTACTGGCGTTGGTGCAGCAACCGCACTCCAAGATATGGCCGATGCGGATATTCAGCTGCTCGTCTAACTACTAGATTACAGATTCCTCCCATTGTCGGCGTTCTGGAGCCGTACCCTCCATACTGTCGGGTTCATGAATCAAGAGCTGGATGACACGTAGCGAGCGGAAGCCCACCCCTCCAGGGGTAGGAGAATATCAAAGGAGAATCGCATCTGCAGAATTTGTACGTCTCGAAGGGCACTCAGGGGGATTATGATCCAAGTGCCATGTCGGTTGGACGTCGCAAACTTCCTCTGACGTTGCCCGAACTGTGATCTGCACTTACTCGCTTACATCTATCGAACTTAATTATTTTGCCAGTGTGTCTACCCTGTCGATGCGGCTATACACCAGCACACTGTCGCTGTCTCTGCTCAATCGATTGAAGTAGTGAGTAAAGAAGTGCATACGTGTAATCAAGAAAGAGCGAGAATATCTCAACGCGGGTACACGGGCCTCCTCAGTCCCACTCTGTCTCCAGCCCGCTTACCAAATCCGCAATCTCGGTAGATGTATTCACAGCATGGACTGATGCACGGATTGCGTTCGGTGAGGGCAACGACCGAACAACAATGCCCCTCGAACTGAGTCGATTTACCGTCCGTTCTGGGTCCTCGACTTCGATTGTCACAAGTCCAGACTCTGGATCGATCGGGCTGTGGAGTTGTTCGTCAGGCACTCCATCAATCAACTGCTTGGACAGCATCTGAATCCGGTCTGCAATGCGGTGGACGCCGACCTCATCAATTACATCAATCGCTTCGGCCAGCGCAACATGTGAAGCCGGATTTGCTGACCCGACTTCGAACCGACGAGCGCCCGGGGAAAACTCGTACGGGTCCGAAGTTGGTGTTTCAACGCCCCGGTAACCGATACTCGAGGGGTGGAGCTTCTCTGCAGCTTGGTGGTCGACATACAGTATTCCACCACCCCACAGCCCGAGGAGCCATTTGTGACCGGCGGCTGCAACGGCATCGGCTCCCCATTCCTTGACATCCATCGGAAGCTGCCCTGGCACTTGCACAGCATCAACGAGGACGAATGTGCCAGCATCATGAGCAATCTCCACGAGCTCTGCGACAGGTAATTGCGTGCCATGCGTCCAAGTAATCGCACTAAAACACACTAACCTCGCTCCTCTGACGGCGTCGATGAACGTATCGACGTCGACTCGCCCATCTTCAGTTTCGATTACTTCGACGTTGACGCCCCTTTGAGCTAATCGCTGCCATGGAAGGGTTACTGCTGGATGTTCAAGATCTGTCCGAACGACAGTGTCTCCTGGCTCCCAGTCAATTGCGTTTGCAATTGCGTTGATTCCAGCAGATGTACTCTCGGTCAGCGCAACCTCACTCGGATTGGCACCAATGAAGTCAGCAGTCCGGCCACGCACGTTATCATACGTTTCGAACGCGACCTCATACGGATCTCTTCGGCTATTTGTCTCGTACTCGTGGGACTGGATGAACTCACTAGCGGCATTCACAACATACTCTGGGCTCGGTCCGTGAGCGCCGAAGTTCAGATATGTATCTTCCTGCAGCGCAGGGATATCAGCACGGAGTTCGTTTGAATCCATGATTGGGTATGTTGCTTACGCAGTGTACTGTTCTATCAGGTCCTTGAGTGATTCCTTAGATTGGCTACCACGAAGCCGCTTCACCGGGCTTCCTGACACGAACAGCACGAACGTGGGCGTACTCTGGGCACCAAACTCGATTGCTGTCTCAAGATTCGTTTCGATGTCTACTGTTACTACCGTAGCATCGGTCTCCTGTGCCAAATCCTCAAGAACCGGCTCCATCTGCGTACACGATCCACACCATTCGGTGTAGAACTCAACGAGTCCGACTCCTTCCTCGCCGACAACAGTCGTTATATCACCCTCATCAAGTGAGCGAACAGTGTTTGCTACAGTTGACTGTGCTTCCATCAATCACATGTACGTACTGCTCTGGTAATAGTCTTGTGAATATTGTACAATATATTCTTCAGCCAGGGCGACTCCATTGAGCAGGTGATGGGTAGGACCGGTCTTGATTTACTTCTGATTAGGACAGAGTAGTACGACATCTGGATTCAACCACAAGGCACTGAGAGACTTGTAGCAACTACTCCTGAGATATCGAACTCTCCTCTGTCGAGAAGTCACATTGCCGGATTAGTTGATCCGTAACCGAGTACCAATCGTTTAGCAATGCTTGCATATCGTGTGCAATTTTCCCTGGCTCTCGTAGCCGGTACTCGTAATAATACCCATGCTTACTTTCCACCCTTCGCTGAATTACGATGTCCAATTCTACGAGCCGCGACAGGGATCGATGCGCTGTTGACCGGTCACACGCCAATTGGGCCGCGATCTCATCGGCAGTGCACTCCTCTGTTGCCCTGTGTATGGCTTGAAATACGGCTTTGTCTCGATCGTTGAGGCCGTAGACACAGTCTAGTAATTCGGGAGTGTGTACATCAGTGCTTAGTCTTTCACGGATAGATGTGGTTCTCATTAGTGAAAATAGAGTGCCAACACCAATGAAAGTTATTCTGTTATGGCACAATACTGGGCGGATTAGATTCTAATCCAGTAACGGGTACGAGTATAATGCAGCCTTAGCGGTGTCCCTCGCCGAAAGAGATTTGTGTCTTATGCCCATTATACTACACGAATGTCTCTTCCAATTGACCCCGAAGAAATTGCTCCAGAAGATATCGGTGAAGCGCGTGCCACCCTCGACATGAGCCATGACGACGCGATTGAACACGTCCGTAGTGTGTTTACTGATGCAGGGTTCGGTGTTCCCGTCGAATTTTCCCCCTCTGAGATGCTTAACGAGAAGGTCGATGCAGGTCGCGACCCATATTACGTGCTCGGCGCCTGTAATCCATCAGTCGCCGACCGGGCCCTCGAAGCTACTGACAACAAACTCGGCGCACTCATGGCGTGTAATGTTGTTATCTGGCAAGAAGACCCCGGTACACAGATTGTGTACCACACCTCGATTATGCGTATTGCCCGGCTAGTTGGGATGGCGCCAGATGATGAAGAGATGGCAGATATCATCGCCGACACGGGTGAGCTCGTCGACGAAGCGTTCGAAAATCTATAACACGGGAAGACTGCTGTCGTCTCAGTTTGGTGAGGCGATCACAAGAAATGTCTCTGAACGTATCGCTTGGAAAGAGACATCGAATCCCGCGGCGTCGAGCTTCGTGGTTGTCTCGTCGATACTGTATCGCTCATCAACTGGTGGTCCGGCATCTCCCGGTCCATCAGCTGCCCAATCGAATACAACCAGCTTTCCGTCCGATACAATCACACGTCTTAGCTCCTCCAGGGCGGCTTCACTCGCAAACTCATGGTACGTCATCGTCGACAACGCCACATTCAGCTCATCAGTCTCGAATGGCAACTCCTCAATCCCAGAGAGGATGAGGTCAACATTCTCGGGGACTCCCTTCTCTCGATAGAATTCATGCATCTCCTCTTGGATATCGACGGCATAGACATGATCAGATAGTGGCGCAATCACGTCGGTAAAGAATCCGGTCCCACTGCCTAAATCAGCGACCGTGGTCTCTGATGACGGTTCAAGTGCCCACAACAGTTCCTCTTCTGAGATACGTCGATACCGCTTAGATGCATCCTCAAGTTCCGCTGCTCCATCTGCATCAAATGTATGATGTCCCACGTGCACAATAATGGGCGTGTCGTGAAATACTTGGCGAGCCAGCCTTCATCACGTAATCATAAACCAGATTTTGTGGACGGCCAATCGGACCCACCGTCGGGATTCACTCTCCGGTCTCAATTGGGGCATTAATCATGTTACCCCATTCGACCCAAGACCCATCGTAGTTGGCTACCTGCTCATAACCGAGTAGCTCGTGCAGCACAAACCACGTTACTGCTGAACGCTCCCCAATACGACAGTATGTGACGGTTTGTTCCTCAGGTAATAGTCCCTTATCACGATACACTGCAGCAAGTTGTGACGGCGATTTGAATTTCCGATTTGGCTTGATGTTCTCTGCCCAAAATACGTTTACT
This portion of the Halosegnis longus genome encodes:
- a CDS encoding inorganic phosphate transporter translates to MDFALIALFVAAALASLFMAWVIGAGSSGATPFAPAVGANAIATMRAAFLVGIFGFAGAVIQGGSISEAVGSGLIGGVSLPIAGVILVLVLGAGLMAIGILTGYPIATAFTVTGAVIGVGLALGGTPVWVKYQQIAAVWVLTPFVGGGVAFVIASLLPRETVPERYSIPILVALVGAVLVNIQFSFLGVGTTPGTISGVIRRGLAMEGVGSVTGITAIVSLVLAGLTWFDIRHDRASGLRHVLLSLGALVAFSAGGSQVGLAVGPLLPLLDEVGMVPTSVVLVGGGLGMLIGSWTGAPRMIKSLAQDYSSLGPRRSISALVPSFLIAQLAVLLGVPVSFNEIVVSAIIGSGAAVGGRAAIDARKILMTVGAWAGSFALSFSLAYLAGMILV
- a CDS encoding YeeE/YedE family protein, coding for MSNRHPLFKPLIFVGGLVFGFGLGFSHMARPEVVVNFLLFEDLGLPFVMFGAAIVSGIAFALLPRIRETAPLTGNRYERRLKPFDRNVLIGGAIFGVGWGLSGICPGAAYASLGVGNITILWALAGMFLGAYAQGYWRSRRAERDSTAVSAD
- a CDS encoding YeeE/YedE family protein → MVTDVVLLQAAAEFFPNGISRYAVGGLLVGLGTVLIYLGTGIPAGASTFLESTLSYVSDQSRFQQYVASRDWRVLFTAGIILGALAFAATFQSGLITSPLYEPGTTGQLYEVAGVTLWTTDIQPWRLFFGGILVGIGTRVGKGCTSGHGVCGVGSASKTSLVGVLTFLTVAIGTAQVVAALGVSP
- a CDS encoding MBL fold metallo-hydrolase encodes the protein MNADDFPTPDVEVESIDPESLKDRIDAGEDITLLDARMQSDYDEWRISGENVTSINIPYFEFLDDEVDTEVFSQIPDDREITVLCAKGGASEYVAGTLAEHGYDVDHLEDGMNGWASIYEAVEVERYDGQGTLIQYQRPSSGCLGYLLYDDDEAAIIDPLRAFTDRYLDDADEFGVDLKYAFDTHVHADHISGVRDLDDRGVEAVIPEAAVGRGIVYADEFTTAADGDTFDIGNATIEAIHTPGHTTGMTSYLVDDSLLATGDGLFIESVARPDLEEGDDGAPDAARMLYESLQERVLSLPDETLIGGAHFSDAAEPAADGTYTAPIGDLVTEMDALTMDKEAFVELVLSDMPPRPANYEDIIATNLGKNPVDDDEAFTLELGPNNCAASQDSLAGD
- a CDS encoding sulfurtransferase TusA family protein, with protein sequence MSVEFDIAETLDVKGESCPMPVVKTKSTIDGLSQGEVLEVLATDSGSMSDIDGWADGTDGVELIEQQEGDTVYKHYVRKTE
- a CDS encoding DsrE/DsrF/DrsH-like family protein, with the protein product MSTDTPDAPTSDAPSRAELAARVDELEAALADATDEEGQKKMSIIATKGTLDMAYPPLILASTAAAFGYEVTVFHTFWGLDILHEERSKNLKLSSVGNPNMPVPNAVAALPGMDRVTTKMMERKIDDNDTATIEELIETSLDMGVEFQACQMTIDLMDYDEQDFYDGVTTGVGAATALQDMADADIQLLV
- a CDS encoding aminotransferase class V-fold PLP-dependent enzyme, producing the protein MDSNELRADIPALQEDTYLNFGAHGPSPEYVVNAASEFIQSHEYETNSRRDPYEVAFETYDNVRGRTADFIGANPSEVALTESTSAGINAIANAIDWEPGDTVVRTDLEHPAVTLPWQRLAQRGVNVEVIETEDGRVDVDTFIDAVRGARLVCFSAITWTHGTQLPVAELVEIAHDAGTFVLVDAVQVPGQLPMDVKEWGADAVAAAGHKWLLGLWGGGILYVDHQAAEKLHPSSIGYRGVETPTSDPYEFSPGARRFEVGSANPASHVALAEAIDVIDEVGVHRIADRIQMLSKQLIDGVPDEQLHSPIDPESGLVTIEVEDPERTVNRLSSRGIVVRSLPSPNAIRASVHAVNTSTEIADLVSGLETEWD
- a CDS encoding thioredoxin family protein, translating into MEAQSTVANTVRSLDEGDITTVVGEEGVGLVEFYTEWCGSCTQMEPVLEDLAQETDATVVTVDIETNLETAIEFGAQSTPTFVLFVSGSPVKRLRGSQSKESLKDLIEQYTA
- a CDS encoding helix-turn-helix domain-containing protein encodes the protein MRTTSIRERLSTDVHTPELLDCVYGLNDRDKAVFQAIHRATEECTADEIAAQLACDRSTAHRSLSRLVELDIVIQRRVESKHGYYYEYRLREPGKIAHDMQALLNDWYSVTDQLIRQCDFSTEESSISQE
- a CDS encoding DUF302 domain-containing protein; protein product: MSLPIDPEEIAPEDIGEARATLDMSHDDAIEHVRSVFTDAGFGVPVEFSPSEMLNEKVDAGRDPYYVLGACNPSVADRALEATDNKLGALMACNVVIWQEDPGTQIVYHTSIMRIARLVGMAPDDEEMADIIADTGELVDEAFENL
- a CDS encoding class I SAM-dependent methyltransferase, whose protein sequence is MGHHTFDADGAAELEDASKRYRRISEEELLWALEPSSETTVADLGSGTGFFTDVIAPLSDHVYAVDIQEEMHEFYREKGVPENVDLILSGIEELPFETDELNVALSTMTYHEFASEAALEELRRVIVSDGKLVVFDWAADGPGDAGPPVDERYSIDETTTKLDAAGFDVSFQAIRSETFLVIASPN